The nucleotide window TGATTGTTTGAAGGCTTTGGCTTTGACTTTGGACCTCAGCAGTTATGTCTGTGTCAGAGACCtgtgagagacacagacagaaataTTTGGCCACATTTGACATTGGATAACATTCAAACATGGCAACAAGATTAATGCTGTGTATATTGCTTCTCACCTCCTCAAATTTCTTTGCCTTGTACCGTTCTGCTCCTCTTAGAAAGTTTAGAAGAATGATATCGCAGAGGACAGTGGCCTTTAGATGGAgttagagaaggagaagaggcaGTTGAATAACAACATGGCATAAGATAGTTagcttaagaagaacaatagtgtgcTTGCTTCGCTATGCTATGTATTTGAGCAAGCACACTAACAACAGTTATTGCAACATTTATGTGAGTCATTATGTATTAATTGTATACATATGGGTTGCTTACCAGTCCTACTGAGGTGCAAGCTGCTACTATGTTGATAAGTGTTGGGATCACGTCAAACTTTCCAGCCTGCCATGAGAAGAGTTAgaaatgtgtgtaaataaatccATATTCATATACTGCTGTGTGTAGCCTAGCCATTGTAACTATACAGCTACCCTGTTTAGACGATATCGGGGCCTGACAGGATTAGAGCAGTCTAGTCATAGTACTTACATTGCCAGAGACCATAACGTCAAAGTGGATACCAAAGGCCTTGTAGAGTGTACGATACTCCTCTTCATCGTGTGACCTGTAGTATTTCGCAAACCTGCAAAATGTACACAGACTGAAGCTGTGAAAGGGGACAGGGCTATACGCATCTctcttttgtgtatgtgtgtgtgtgtgtgtgtgtgtgtgtgtgtgtgtgtgtgtgtgtacatgcacatgtgtgttcaGTACAAAGTGTTCAGTACCGGAAGTTGTAACCTTTGGAAACATTGTTATCCTCAAACGCCTCATCCAGTCTTGTGAAGGAGAAGGTAGGTTTGCAGTTCTCCACAGGTTGGTCAAAATTACACATCCATCTGATATGAATACCAATCTGGCCACCCTACACAATTGTGAGACAAAAATGGAAACAAAagcaggtgttttttttttcaaaatgcaaGAGCATCAAAAACATTATGATAATTATGAGGTTTgggaaataaacagaaatcacAGGGAGTCAAAGGGAGCTACGcctgaggtgcgttcaaattcacaTTTTAACATAGGTGAACATCAGATAGCAGTTATCCATGTCATAGAACTCAATGAGGTCAAACAATGGCATATAGTGTTCTGGAGTTTTCTTCATTCTCTTTCATTTGAATAGGAATTTTGGACATGGACATTTTTgtggagaggaaaagaagacaGACAGCTAGCCTAGGAGAACCCAGACGAACCTTTGGCAAATTCGAATtggctctgcaggtccgtctggcaAAGAGGCCATTCACTCCCATTTCTAATGTTCCTAAAACCTGGGCACCATTCACAGCCGTTGAGGCAGGCTTAATATGACAACATCAaagcagttaaaaaaaaataaattgagATGTTTTTTCTGTTGCTCTGCATATGTCATCTCCTTCATTGCTcttaggtagatagatagatacttattggttttaggtctatccaattgtgtccagagacagtggagagagacaaAATATAGGACTTTAATAAAGGACTTTTATTAATGAGTGCCTCggatctcttctctccttttgtgTCCAGAGGCAATTTGATTGGTGTCTGTTGGTGACGCACCTTGGAAATGGAAGATGAAAGAAGCTTGTCCAGACCCAATCTCAATTTCAATTGAGATAAGGTCTGGTGCTAACAGGCTAGAAGACTGCTATGATTGTACAAGAATATACAATATATGAAAATGGCACCTTATTAGCAATTGCGCTGAAGCTCTCATTTGcatatctgagtatgtctccCACTCTGAAGACTGGACAGTAAGGGTTGCCAACAGGATCATACATACAGTTTATGTCAATAGTGCGAGGAAAGTTCCCCCtggtagagacagagaggagggtaCAGAGAGAAGGGACAAAGTCAGTAGAGATGGAGGAAATTCAGAGGTAAAATACAGGTGAtagtgtttttatttacatttagtgtgtgtgtgtgtgtgtgtgtgtgtgtgtgtgtgtgtttgtgtttaaccACCTGGTGATGTCAAAGAGGGCAAAGCGAACACTATTCTTAATGAAAATGGTGAAGTTCTCGACTTCCTCCATATATTccctggagaagagagagacagaaagaaacacCTCACTAGCGATCTGAGCGGTGTCTATTTGTGTTGTGAACATCCAAGCTCCTCCCCCTTGCCCTTCACTGCCcaatcctctcatctctctatatgcatatatatacaATAATACAGGAGTACACAGCTCAGGTGTCAATCCATATGTCCCCATGCACGTTCATCCAGGTAAATCAGAACAGAGGACTGGAATTTGCAGCCGAGACACAACAGAAGGAACATATTCTGTAACACCACCCTCACTCCGATCCTCAAACATATCATTTCTAAAACCTATCAATAATTACCAACACAAAGTATTTTCATCATCTTTTCCCAGCAACAGAAAATAAGGGAAATTGTTTACAGATGAAATCAGCTTAtgtgttcaggtgtgtgtgtgtgcgtgtgtagactCACGTCTGGACAGTATCATTTTCTGTGGGACACCAGCCTTCAATCTCACACTGTCCATCCTCTGTCAGACACCGTCCTGTAAAAATACCTAGAAAAAGGTATCAGGGGTCAGCTTTATATTTCATGGTTTAGATGCACACGTAACACAAGTGCAGTTTAGAATGGACAGATAATACATGATAATTAATTTGCTGTAATGAAGAGGATAGCAGGACGACCAGAATGgctgaaagatagagagagagagctcaccaTTTGCCAGATGTGATCTCAGATGTTTGTCACAGTCAGAGTCATGGGTGCATCTGTAGTTCTTGCCATACTGTGGAAAAAAACGTGGCAtgtgaacatttttttttttttaattatagaTCCAGCTTTTTCTGATCATGACCCACTCTGGCATTGACCTCAATGTATTAGCCAATGGACAGTGTATTAGCCCAATCTCACCTGTGGACAAAGCCCTTGTGTTTGGTTATGTGTCATGATGAGTCTGGTAATGATGCAAAATACTGAGGTACCCTGAGGAGGAAGCAGAGACATGCTAGAGGCTTCATACACAGAATGGCTTCATGcacagagagatgggagagattaTAACACATGGATACAGAACAGTGGGACTAAAAGTAGTCTGGGATGTtggaattgtatgaaagcattGCATTACATTGCAAATGGATATATTCTTTAATATATTCATTTTCCATTCTTTCATAATTTTGCTATAaatcaacacagtggcttttaTTTCCACTTGGTGTTTCTTGTATGTCACTGTTTGTGTATAACCCTTTAGGCATTCAATGAGTCCAGTTTTTCTAACATTAAATGCAACATATTTTTAGGAATATGAGGTCAGGTCAGAAAAAGGTCAGCCAAGTGTCAAAGAGTATATTCATTTGGCAGAAAGTTTAATTTTGACCTGGATTTAGGCACATTGGTCGGAATGGGGATTTGATATGCAGCACCAGAAAGTGGCCTAAACATATGGCAAATCACATGTTACATTTgtcttaatgtagcctatagtgtACAGACTATAGAGTGATGAAAATATATACATGATATAAACTGGATAAGGAGAGTCAGAAGGTCATGGTTAGCTTGCCAAAAAGTAGGCTCACCTGTTGAGGAACTACATAGTCTGCCACATCCATCACCTGGTTGTTGTACCGACCAAATCCCTTGACTTTGGTCATGACTGCTGATTCAATCCCAGTGTCTTTAGTTTGATAAGCTTTCTCATGCAAAAATACCCAACTGAAttacagagaaagaaaagggggCATTACAAGGTACATGTAAACATAGTATTATGTTATAAAATTAGTTAACTTGTAAATAAATTGTCCAGACCAGAACCAGACTGTAATTATCTAGATTCTTTCATTTTTAAGTATGTTTGCCTTTAttcagacaggacagtgaagagtgacatgAAGCAAGTGTTCGAGAGATTGGACTCAAATCCAGGCTCAGATGTGGTATGGACGCTGCGGGGGAGCCTCAACCAGATTCATTTCCATTTGCATTATTTGCACAATAATATAATCACAATTTCTGACAGCATAGTGGTTCTTTAGTTTCACAGGATTTCCTGCTAAAGTAAACAGTTTACATTACAAGAAACACCCTATTGTCTATATTTGGAATTGCTGGAAAATGTCCTTTCTGAGAAGATGTAGAagcatagacctctccagaataagtcccgcctccgtaacttccgtatccatccaacttcctggcgtcgattgtctatgggaaataacatggcgtttcgaaatatcataccggtaaaacatctgtaggtagcgaagtagaaaaagctggtgggcagattggcctacacacttctgccatctagtttccactggattttttgattgtcggtgccttttaagtagtatactatagactatactacttaaacggcaccgaaaataaaaaaaaaacagtggaaactagatggcagaagtgtgtaggccaatctgcccagcagctttttctactttgtcacctacagagttggacaggtacgatctttcaaaacgccatgttatttcccatagacatttgacgaccgaaggttggatggatacggaagttaggaggcgggacttattctggagaggtcaatTTAGTgcaggagaaagagggaaaatggCCATAAATGTGGTCAAATCAGACCATCAGGCTAACAAATACTCAAACCTACTATGCACTTTACCACTGGAACATGAACAATTAATAAAGCCAGTTTAGCAagttcacatactgtatgttaatcTCCATTTGCACTGGTGCAACTGTGATGCCATTTGGTGACAGCTAATGAAGACAAACATGTAGTTTAGAAATGGATCAGGCTCACAAAGGCACCCATTTAGGAGAACCAGCAGGCAAATGGAATGGGATGGAACAATGTAATTTGGGCTAATAACTGTGACATCAGCACCAACAAATGAAAACATGAAAAATGTATGATGAGAGCAAACATCAAAATGACCATGGTCATGACCCCACATTATCAAAGCTTTCTGCATGCTATGTGGTTGGAATGAAAAGCAATCACAAACAATTCCAGCTAAAAATGACAAGCTAATTTAGTGAGAAAGACCAGTGAACATCTTAACATTTCTCATTTTCTTCCAAGACCCATGGTTATTGCGATGTAATTTCCCTCATACATTCAATCTGTGCAATCCATCAACCTCTTAGGGTAAGTGACAATTGAGAGTCTCTGTCTAGgacaggggtcggcaaccttttcTCTTAAAAGGGCCATTTCTTTGaccagaaataaaaaataaatctgtcTGGGGCCGCAAAGATGTTGGAACCATTTAAAAGAAATCAGTTTAGATATCTCTTTCTTTATTAGCCTCAGGCATATGGCATAATCGCCATACTCTGCATATGTGGTGTATTGTACAGTATAATACTTTCACTTACTGTTAATGTGTTGGGATAGCTTGAAGCTTAACAAATAATCTGCTAGAAATATTTTATATCTTCCATTTTTAGAGAAAGCCAGGGAGCCACTAGAGAGGATCTAAAGGATAATTTCTGTCAATTATGGAAAGATTGGGTTATCATTGGTCACTGTAAAAGGGGTTGTTTATTAAAGTGGCAAAAGCATTTTTACATACAAAATTCACCCTGTGCTATGTTGCCCTGGCTTTGTTAAGCTGTACTAAGTCTCTTACACATTTGGAAAGTCTTGAGGCTATACTCATCTCTTATCCAGGTCCTTACAACAATATATGTCAGTATCCTCTATTTTGAATAttgtcatagatagatagatagatagatagatagatagatactttattgatccccaaggcgaaaattcaagggtctcagtagcatacagacatcacacacaacatgcacttacagcagaaatggtaaacataagtataagtataaacatataactaaactccactgtacaataaagacagtagaagataagaagataagaaaactaacaaaactaaaaactaaatacactatataaattaaattaagaaagtccaatgtgcttgagggtgatcaagcataagacacttgtagtgacagggccgggactggtaaggtgctaaagggagtgagtgtcatggtgaaggtgcaaaaagtagtccaaccatagtcttttagttatgtgtgcatggcaaggtgctcaagagagtgagtgtcatggtgaaggtgcaaaaagtagtccaacataagtccaacagtgcaagagtaaggtctagagaccagcataaataatatggacaaataggagagtaaagtataatgtagacaaggtaaaataaaaaaactatttcagtgcaagaacaggttgaggtaatagggttatagccattcattcattcattcattcatatattCATTCATATGTAGGTAAGCAATATGTGTCAGctgtagcctaattgcctaaaATATTTCCCTTTCTGTCCACTTCAGTTCCAGTGCACTTGTCGTGTAGCGTCCCATGGGAAAGTATTGATTTTGTCTGCTCCCATGGGAGCCTTGTGGCCAGGGTAGGAATTTTCCCTTGccttggccgtgatgcccctttgaaaatcaaagGTTttcaggccacggtggccttggtgcccccttctttcaatattctgctttgcgtcctactaatagcgatagtgaattagcattcacagcgcaaattaatttagtattttacgcagtggagaaagttacagcgcaagaaagaaagtgcgtccaaattcacccattcttctcagtttaactactcgcgaagtagcctactcatcatcacacagacatcacaagtatcacatgaaagagctttttctcagcttttaaacgatgttagccgataattgctgtgttgaacggttcgcgagaaaagtaaataatataattcaatttaatcatacattctactgaaggttttgcgtccatgatctccctacccattcatctcggtggaatacttcacgaacccttcttttaacacatgacaaaccatatatcagaataaacagtagaccttaccgaacacaaaggtgtaaaacagtcccctgtacagttagctgttccagagtaatccagtttcgaATTTGCAGTACATTTcgacatggatgtctccaaatttgggctttaagttttacaatgtgtttaaattgttccacatgatttcataatgggccaaatacaaatatcgcctagatattggtaaatcagaggacagctgactaacagtttgtgaaagtagccttaatgatcacaaaatgctaagcatgcatctaggctatttgagtttcttaaagctgagctgtgcttaaattgttcaatacatgatttcatagcaggccaaatgtaaaagaaatgttatatgtagcctagatatctgtaattattagatgatcagaagatttacagttctatgtaatatgtcatttttcatgtttttgtcatgtttcatacagtgatgcaggtctactgcagtgaataggctaaatacaactttgatcatttttatatgctatagttaactttggccttggtgccctgacatgtggcctttgtgccccccaccaaatatgcccaactgaaggccaagtggccttgcccccagaatggtaaaattccaagcctgcttgTGGCTATATGGACATCTTGTAGCGTCTCATGGGCCAGTATTGATTTCACACTCTGTTTCCGAGGGAACAACTGCAGGACTCCTGCACAACACCCATCTTATGGTGTTAAAGTGCCCCCTTCATCTTTCAGGCATGTCTCCTTGTCTGACCAAACCACAGCATGTGATAGGTGATACGTAGGCCACAGAGTGGATATGGTATAATCAGAGGTGATCAGTACATTCACAGGCATGAATCATCTCATCATCTTACGTAATCAACTTATTGCCACTCTTAGCCTTTGTCTTCAACcgtatttcaaatcaaattgtgCTGTGATAACAGGGACTTGCATAATACTTACTCTCAggaatatataaaataaaagtatgaTCTTTAAGTACATATAAGCTTAACAAAGGCATAAGAACCTCAGATGTCCAATCTTTACCAACAAGGCATATTTCTTACTCAATTCTCTAAATTAaactcacattcatcatctgATCTTATGTAATATAATGTCTGCTTAAAATGTTTAACCACCTTAATATTTTAGTATTAGTTAACCACTAATTTTACAGAAATTTAATAGACAACTAATAGTATTAGCTCTAAGGTACAATAATAAGCACGACTTCTTCCTCAACTCCAGCTGTAACTTTGTAATAATGAGAAGCTTTGCTTTGGTTACTACGATTTGGACTTCTAGACAGAAAATGAGAGTTCAAATTTGATTTCCCAATGCCACTTAAAAACATCAATACAATTTCACAAACAAGCCTTTCCCATCTCTACTGTAATGGCATTTACAACAGCACTATGTCATGCTCATCAACATTCTGATATCAACCACAAGTCTGAAGTTTTAGAAGATTGACCTAAATGCTTACTTTAATGGCTTTTGACTATAGCTGAAGTGGACCACATCTTTGAGAGATGAGGAACCTTGTATGTAATTAGACTGTATACAGCACTAGGATACACACAATATATTCAAACACAAAATACCTTCAAAGTCATCATAAGGTCAAGAATATAACACAATATGAGGACCATACTAACCAGGGACATACATGATCAGGTTGAGGAGGTTGTTGAATACTGACCCGACAAAGTAGACAATGATGAGGAGTTGCATAAAACGGTTGATGGTTCCGACCAGCCAACTCTTGACCACCACTGATTTAGTTGTCTCATAGGTGAAGAAGTCTGTGATAATGCGCCACATTCTTCTTACTTGCTTGATGCCACGGAGTTAGTTTGCAGCGGTATGTGAGTTTTTGTTGCTTCTTCGTTGGAATGATGAAGGATTTGGAGGCGCATCCAGCTGATCTCCTCAGTGGCTGATGTGAAAAGAGCATAAATGCCGAGCGCAAAAAATGAGAAAGGATGTCCCTCCCTTTAATGCTCCCTCCCCTCACCACACCAGCACACTCTCATGTCTCTCACATGCAGGGTTTTCAGCCCCGCCACTTCTGCTCACACCAGATTGAAGATGCTCTCTTTGAAGTTGTATCGTTTTTGTTGTTGATTCAGGAATTAGTTGTAAAAAGCTCATTAAAGGACACCATAGGTACAGTATTTCATTTAGACTTCAATCAAGTCAAAAACATAATTTGGTAACAGTCCAGTGTAATTATCACAATCATATCATTAACAAGtcatttttgcacattttgataaATGTATTCCATCTGTAGCTGTAGAAAAACATATCCACTGTAAATGGGGTGCATgtctaagggtgtgtgtgtgtgggggggggggggcatgtgggAATTCTCATTGCCTCATTTTTAAAGTGGGTCCATTATGTGTCTGTAATTTATAATCTACAGTATACAGTCATATACAGCACAACTGTACTGAACCATTCAAATCCAAATTCTATAACCTAAAGATCTTTCACACAAATATTCACACAATTTGATTCAGTGAGTTTTGATGATGGCTATTGGCTTACACTGCTGTTATATGAAGACACATCTAGGAGTGGCCCTCCCATGAGACtgactggtggtggtggtaacgtgcatgtgtgtgtgtgtgtgtaggggctgGGAGGACGCATGTTTGTCTGAGGCCTCGTTTATGTCCCCTTAATACAATTTTCATGAAATGCAACAccagggagacagagagcatTGAAGGAAATGGGCTGAATGGGAAAACGACAAATAGCTAAATTTCACGACTGATGCAATTATCATTACTGATCATTAGGGggcaaaagaagaaaagaacatgcgcacacacacacacaaatcagtcAGAACAGAGAACTCCAAAGTTATCAGGCTTCAAAAGTCTAATGTGAAATTCTATGACTTTTCCCTGCAAAAAAATTACATATATTTCCATGACCTATTACAAAATGAATTGTACATTGAAATGTATTGAATCCCTACATCCCTTCATTGTAGCATCTTTGAAAGGATAATATAGTGGACATTGGGAAATGTATAAATGGGTATTAAGAAATATAGGGCTAACCATAACTACTCCAGCACTAATGGAAACAGCTTGACTAATTTTAACACCAATGTTACATGGAAATGTTATGTAAtgtatttgtattgtattttggcaagtacattttaaaaactgctacaacaaaattccctcaTATTCCCTGACTTTGCCACACAAATAATAAAATTCCCTgtctttccatgtctggaatagactttattAAAATTCCATGAAATTCCAGGAATTCCATGACCTGTGGGAACCCTGTTATTTTATCCTTGTGTTGTTTGAAATCTTCACAATATGGCACAATGGTAAAGAGCATGTTCAGTGATGTTCCTTGAACACATCAACTAAGCAATTAAGCAAAAGCAATTAAAGGAAATCAAAAAACAACACAGAGTTGTTGACTCGTGAAGCAGGCAACCCATCATGACACTTCAGAGGCAACAGCAAATGGAAATCTTTACGTTTTTCTGTTAACATGTCTCTTGTTGACCATCAGTGTGGCTCTGGGTGGAAAAACGAGAAGCTACTCAGGGATGGAGACTGTcttctataaaaaaaaaaaaaatctctccaAAACAATCTCTCCAATTTAAAACCACAATTTATACCCCTCCCTGTCTCCATTAACCTTAATGCCTTTCATCCTTGGCTCCAGTTAAGTATATTGCTAGTGCCTTCCACTGAGACCAACTTAAGAGACCGAAAactgaagaaagaaaaaacatcttTCTTGGTTTTCAGGGTGAAACACAAAATCTGCATATTGAATACAGATCGTGTTTTTGACACAGGACTGTGCCTTCACAGGACTGTGCCTTCACATGACTGCCTTCACAGGACTGTGCCTTCACATGGCTGTGCCTTCACAGGACTGTGCCTTCACAGGACTGTGCCTTCACAGGACTGTGCCTTCACACGGCTCATGCGACAGGTCATGGCGTGTTACGGTCATCTTCGGCACGTTCATCTTTCAGGCGTTT belongs to Alosa sapidissima isolate fAloSap1 chromosome 20, fAloSap1.pri, whole genome shotgun sequence and includes:
- the p2rx3a gene encoding P2X purinoceptor 3a produces the protein MWRIITDFFTYETTKSVVVKSWLVGTINRFMQLLIIVYFVGWVFLHEKAYQTKDTGIESAVMTKVKGFGRYNNQVMDVADYVVPQQGTSVFCIITRLIMTHNQTQGLCPQYGKNYRCTHDSDCDKHLRSHLANGIFTGRCLTEDGQCEIEGWCPTENDTVQTEYMEEVENFTIFIKNSVRFALFDITRGNFPRTIDINCMYDPVGNPYCPVFRVGDILRYANESFSAIANKGGQIGIHIRWMCNFDQPVENCKPTFSFTRLDEAFEDNNVSKGYNFRFAKYYRSHDEEEYRTLYKAFGIHFDVMVSGNAGKFDVIPTLINIVAACTSVGLATVLCDIILLNFLRGAERYKAKKFEEVSDTDITAEVQSQSQSLQTIRNEGKISDDSGSFSNGRQRH